Genomic DNA from Eleutherodactylus coqui strain aEleCoq1 chromosome 8, aEleCoq1.hap1, whole genome shotgun sequence:
TTCACAGGGTTCCCTCCTTTCATAGCGCAGACCTGCTGGTGATCAGTTGATTACATGGATCTTGCAGCTATCACCAGGTGACTGCCCCCAGCAGGATTAGTGTAGCACTACATGGTGCTCATGTAAATAACTGGGCGTCATGTAATACAGGGTCActcagtcttagggtgcattcacacgaacgtatatcggctcggttttcacgccgagccgatatatgttgtcctcatgtgcagggggggaggctggaagagcccaggagcaggaactgagctcccgccccctctctacccctctgcactatttgcaatgaagagaggcggggagaattcgcggaccttagccccaccccgttccgcctcctctcattgaaaatactgcagaggaggcagagagggggctggagccttcgttcctgcttctggctcttccaggcttccccccctgcagatgaggaggacgtatatcggctcggcgtgaaaaccgagccgatatacgctcttgtgaacgcacccttacagaGCAGGAacccatctttaaccccttgaggacacagaCATTATGTGCCTCTTCATTTTCATGTTTTAGGTCTCCGCCTTCTAAGAGTCGCAACggtcatatattttttttgtccctttttttttcttgtgggacGAGTTATAGTTGTTAATGTTACCggttaatgtaccaaataatgtcctgaaaaactgaaataagtactgtatatacagcatagctctgtgtatatgagtactctgtatatgcagcatagctctgtgtgtatatgagtactctgtatatacagcatagctctgtgtatatatgtactctgtatatgcagcatagctctgtgtatatatgagtactgtatatgcagcatagctctgtgtatgagtactgtatatgcagcatagctctgtgtgtatatgagtactctgtatatgcagcatagctctgtggatatgagtactctgtatgtgcagcatagctctgtgtgtatatgagtactctgtatatgcagcatagctctgtgtatgagtactgtatatgcagcaaagctctgtgtgtatatgtactgtatatgcagcatagctttgtgtatatgagtactgtatatgcagcatagctctgtgtatatatgagtactctgtatatgcagcatagctctgtgtatatatgagtactctgtatatgcagcatagctctctgtggatatgggtactctgtatatgcagcatagctctctgtggatatgagtactctgtatatgcagcatagctctgtgtgtatatgagcattctgtatatgcagcaaagctctgtgtatatatgagtactctgtatatacagcatagctctgtgtatatgagtactctgtatgtgcagcatagctctgtgtatatgagtactctgtatgtgcagcatagctctgtgtgtatatgagtactctgtatatgcagcatagctctttggatatgagtactctgtatatgcagcatagctctgtggatatgagtactctgtatatgcagcatagctctgtggatatgagtactctgtatatacaGCATAGCTCTGTGGATATGGGTACTCTGTAAATGcggcatagctctctgtgtatatatgagtactctgtatatgcggcatagctctctgtgtatatgaatactctgtatatgcagcatagctctctgtgtatatgagtactctgtatatgcagcatagctctgtggatatgagtactctgtatatgcagcatagcactgtgtatatatgagtactctgtatatgcagcatagctctgtgtgtatatgagtactctatatatgcagcatagctcagtAATAATGTATTGAAAGACTTTTAAGAGAACTTTTCTCACCACTTTTTTCTTTGTGCTTTGGATGTGATGCAGATTATCAGAGACAATGTGGACTACAGAGCCCAGCAGCTTCGGATTTGGATCAGGTAGGACTCTTCATTGTCTTCCTCATCTGTTGTCAGGGATAGCATTCCCTGGGCTGGGATAACGGGTAGGCAGGGGGCGAAATAACCCATGCAAGAGGGCTCTAGGGTACACGACATATGTTTTGGCCCAACATCTGCCTTCGTCTGCGGCGCCCCCTTGCATTggttatgtatttttatttataaatGTTTTATTACAATAAAGATATTGTTTTATATTATGGTGTGGTAGGTGTTTTTCTTTTTCGGTTTTATGTCTTGTTGTGTAGCCATGTTTAGGGGTTTGCACATTAGATTGTATATATAGTCAAGTATCCTGCTGGTATACCTTCCAATGTGTAGGAATACACTGGGATATGTTGCTTATAGGCTTCCAATTTAATAAAACATACAgatatatttttctgtatatgtgtgtatattgaATTGTGTTATCTAATATGCTattccatgcctcaaaaatggtactgCGATACACTGCCCCGACAGAGGCTGAAGGGAGGCTTTTTTGGTCTTTGTTGGTTGAGTGGATCCTGATGGATAAGTTTGGCACATTTATATCTGACGGATGCAGTGAGGACACAAGGCACCCAGTAATTGTCAACTTGATCTTAGTGGTGGGCTCAGACTGCAGGAGATGGCCCATCTGGACAACCGCTTCTCCAAAACATATTGTCCTGGGGATATGTAATTGCAGCGGGTTTGGATATTGAAACTGGTGACCATGTAGTACAGGGTGGAGATAGAGAGAACAGATGGCTGCTAACTGACCTTTATCCGTCAGACTCTGAGCAGCGAGCAGGTTACATATATCTGTCAGTTTTGTGCCTCTTCCTCTACAtgattgagctcattatctgcttGTTCTCTCTCTTCAGCTTATACTAGCGTCACGTCGGCGGAGGAGTTCCAACTGGTGACAAAATGTATGCAACTCCTGCCGTCCCCTCTCTTCAAGAAGGAGGTGAGTAAACGTGCCAGCTATCATGgacatgtatatatgtagtcacctGAGCACACAATTTACTAATCCACTCTATTTTAAGCGCCTCATGCCAACAAACCCGGAAGCCCAGAGACAATATCGGCCAACTATTAAAGAAGTCATCAGACCAAGACCAACAAAGGCAGAGTTGGCACTGCGAGCAAGAGCAGCCATCGCTCGCATGCTGTGTGAAGGGCTTGAGGATgaagatgaggaagaagaggagaagaaaaaagatgaggaagaagagatgaaggaggagggaagagaggaagaaaaagaggagaaCATTGAGAATGAGGAGGAACGAGAGGAAGAAGATCCTGaggatgaggaagaagaggacCAGGAATCCAGCAGTGATGTTCCATCTGACCCACTGAGAGAGATTCAGGACCGGTCACTGAGAAGAAGAAGCAGGATCAGGCAGCGCTCCATCCGCCACGGCAGCCCCCGCATGTGGGGCAAGAAGAACATCATGTGGACGATCCTGCGAAGCACCCTCCACCTCTGAACTATTGCAGTAACATCAGCAATagtaaaaataatataataatctttataataGTAATtgtagtaaaataaataaattaatagtAGAATAATAAAGATATCAGCAATAATAGTAGAAGGGATTTGATCCAgggttctaggaccgatcgccttttcccggggtcaagaaggaatttttccctggtcaccaattggctgaatgtgtccagggttttttcgccttcttctggatcaataaTTGTAGCATTAGGGTTAGTGTAATATTACTAATAGGGAAGTACTAATGGTTTCAGGAAACGTAATAATTATAAAAAATGCTTATCTTCTGTATAAACAATGTAATAGTAATAATATTAGTATAGATAGTATAACAGTGTAATAGTAATAAGaaacaatagtaataatgctgTAAAATAATATAATAGTAGTTTATggtttataatataataatattgaGGAGTAATGATATTAGCATGCAGGTAATAATAGTGTAATGTTAGTAATTAGGAACAATAGTAATAAGACTCTTAAAATGATAATATAatagtatttataatatattgatccggggttctaggactGATCGCTTTTtctcggggtcaagaaggaatttttccctggtcaccaattggccgaatgtgtccagggttttttcgccttcttctggatcaataacTATAGCGTTAGGGTTAGTGTAATATCACTCATAGTATAGTATTAATAGTAGAAGCAAGCGTAATAATAGTGTAATACTAgtcattataaaaaaataattaccttcTGTATAAACAATGTAATAGTTGTAGGTTAAATATTATAACAGAAAAACGTAAATTCTTTTAAAGGCTTTGATCTggggttctaggaccgatcgccttttcccggggtcaagaaggaatttttccctggtcaccaattggctgaatgtgtccaggatttttcgccttcttctggatcaacaatgttagGGATAGACATCTTAGAATTAGTAATAGAACAACATGGTACACTGATAATAACAGTAATCTTATAATACTAGTGATAGGGTAGAAATGGTCTAATGATTGTAGCAGTAGTCTGATAGCTTCATATACAACATAATAGCGTTATAATAACAATaacataatagtaataatagtgatggaATAATAATAGTAGAATGATAAAACTAGTGATATTATAACAACAGTGATAGTAAAACAGTGTAATAATAGTAGTgatataataaaagtatatactgGAAATAAACAACCTTAGAAATATATCCTGTGTGCCGTCTCGTTTATACTAGTAAGAAAGAAAGATGTGTGAGATGTGGATAAAAGGGACCTTTTTATCttaaaacagcgccactcttgtcagtATATAGCATCTGGTATCGCAGCTCATGCCCAGTCAGATCCATTATTTCCATCTCATACAAACtctttaaagagaacttgtcccctcctataagcaccataaactaagacaCATGCTTATAGGACGGGTCCCGCGGAGTTCGGGGATGTAATGTATATACTCCCCATTCCCACGCTGTCGCACGCgctccactgttctctatgggagtgcgcacaCGGACTGAATGAAGAGTCACGCTGATAGATGGAGCATTGACTTCctggggagcctggtaagtataaacattacatccccggactccgcaggacctgtcctataagcatcatacttagtttatggtgcttatagaagGTGACAGCTACCCTTTAATTCTACAAGGTCCACATAGAAGTTACAGCTCCTGTTTAGTTCTACAACAAATTAACCGTATAAACATTTCCATTTGTAACATTTATGAAATCTTTAATTCCTTGTAGATGGGGCCCCGTGTAGGAATCTCAGTAGGGCCACTTAACTCCAATTACATTTATTCCCTGTCAGCATTTaaagctggatagaaaagcatCATCATCAgcgcttttctatccagctataaagactgacagggatggaaaccATGCGAAATACAGACCAAAGAGATCTTCCCTCCTCACATATCGAGCCGTATGGTTCTGTCCTGGCTCCATCCTGGTTTCGGTCCCTATACAGCTTTCTGCACCAAAGACGAAAACCGGGGTGGAACCAGCGCTGAACATGAAATGCTACATGAAAACAACCTAAagttacctttacatggggcgattatcactcaaatcatCGCTGCAAAGAGCGATTTCGGGCGATAGTAGCCCCATGTATACGCGACCACCatcagggcactgagcaagaaattgttCACCTCTTGGAGTCGCGTAAAAACCAACCAACTGTCAGCCCCTGTAAATGGGCAGTCATTCTTCCTCCAgactttcaaaaaaatcgtaacttttctTTCCCCATTGCCACAGCTGTCTGAGTGCTTGTTTATTGtgtgacaagttgcatttttcattgGTATTACTTAAAATACCATAGAATGTTTTgaagattttttaaaactttccaaGTGAAGTGAAATGTACATAAAACTCATTTGGAACATTttggcgtggggtggaagggagtATTTTTTTTTGATTGTTTTGTTTTAACACAGTAGATTTTTAGTGAAATTTTTAACAACTGTAACAATAATGATGATAAAGCAAATTGAGCAACAAATAGAAGATCGTAGGTATCCATATATGAAAAATTACACAGAACACTATTTAAACAAATGAATTCAAATAAGTGGGTAGAAGGTTAATACGAAAAATGAACGCGAATTTAGGGTTTATGCATTCTTGCTCTTAAATGAGGAACAACGATGATTAATTGATTAATTAATGTGGGCATGAAGCTGTAGGAACTCTGGAGCCGGGCTGTCCAACCTATTCTAAATGTATCTTTTTTATTAAGATCCCTTGAATGCTGTCAAACCAACAGTTTTTATTCACTGATTTAATTATTTCgaagatagtaacatagttcataaggctgaatgaagacaatgtccatctagtccagcctgtctagcctcctgttttgttgatccagaggaaggcaaaaaaccccaagagcagaagccaattagcccttttggggaaaaaattccttcccgactccctaatggcaatcacactgttccctggatcaacccctaaggctaggttcacacagggtggatttgccgtggttctgccgcagcagatccgcccacgGCAAAACCGttcgcggccgctaatctcgggattagccagccatggggacgaggtttctcagaaacctcgtccacacgggacggctaatccgctgcggtaaatctggttgaaaccgcggctgcggccgccgcagccgcggtttcaaaagaagcagcatgtctgtttacatttggatttttgtttatgttacggccgcgctctcctctatgggagagacggccgcaacggaaaagcaagcggccgggccatTTTAAAGCCGCCGCGGTtcagcggcggttctcccggcggaaatcttgcggtttttgctgcgaaactgcgagatttccgacgggaatacggcaagtgtgaacccagcataatagttcctacctgcctgtaaacccggattaacaaataaccttagatttatagcctataatatccttcctctccagaaagacatcaagtccccttttaaattcctctatggattttgccatcactacgtcctcaggcagagagttccacagtctaactgctctaacagtaaagaacccttttctatgttggtgatgaaacgtgcattcttctaagcgtagcggatgtcctcttgttaccgtcgtagtcctgggtataaacagatcctgggagagatccttgtattgtcccctcatgtacttatacatggttatttggtcgccccttaaacttcttttttctagactaaatagtcccaattttgatagcctctctgggtattccagtcccgtcattccatgtactagcttagtcgctcttctttgaacaccctccagtactgtaacatctttcctgagcaccagtgactagaagtgtacacagtattccacatggggcctgacaagtgctttatataatggaaggataatgttctcgtcctttgcccctatacctcttttaatgcatcccaaaactttatttgcctttgcagcagctgactggcattggttgctccagtttagtctacaatccactagtacccccaggtctttttccatatcacttttccctagcagtaccccttaagtgtatattggtagcatccatttttgctgcccatctgcataaccttacatttatcaacattgaacttcatttgccatttttctgcccaagctcccagcttatctaggtctgtttgtagctgcacattgtcctccattgcattaattatattgtataattttgtgtcatctgcaaatattgatattttgctgtgcagcccctctatcaggccgttgataaatatattgaacagaatggggcccaatactgaaccctatggcaccccgctagtgacggtggccgaatcagagtatgagccatttaataccaccctctgctttctatcaatgagccaatttttaacccaattacacatgttttcacccaatccgagctgtctcattttttatattagcctattatatggcacggtgtcaaaggctttagagaagtccagatatacgagatcaatagatgctCCCAGATccagcttacttcatcgtagaaactgatcagatttgtctgacatgagcgacccttcatgaatccaagctggtgaggagttattcccttgttctccttgaggtgctcatcaatggcgtctctcagaatcccctcgaaattttttctcgttactgaagtgagacttaccggcctatagttaccaggctcacttttggtctccttattgtaaattggaaccacgttggcaatgcgccaatccaatggtacaacaccggtcttgatagtgtctagaaatatcaggtgtagcggcctagctatctcatcacttagttcccttagtacccttgggtatattccatctgggcctggcgatttatcgattttaatcttctttaaccggttccgcacctcctccttcattaggtatgacatattttgagaggggtttattttattcccctgtatctcgtgttgcatttccttttcgtttgtgaatacgcttgaaaagaaactatttagtagatttgctttcccttcgtcatcaatgatttctcctgcattgttttttaaagggccagtgctctccctgcaaatccttttgctgttaatatagttgaaaaatagtttcgggttgtttttgctctctttggcgatcagtctttctgactcctccttggcaattttgatcctatctttgcatattttattttttttccttgtacgattttagcgcttcttcgctgccttgttgtttagtagtttgaacgctttctttttttcatttattgcccctcttaccgtcttgtcgagccacattggtttccttttagttgagattcttttatttttaaagggaattaactgctcacatgaggtgattaggatccttttaaacttttcccatttgtcctctgtactgatatttttgaggatgttgtcccaattaatgttaccgatagtagttctaagctcatcaaattttgctttactaaagtttagtttctttgtcgctccctgagaaagcttcctattgaatgacagctggaagatgattatattgtggtcactgttccccaagtgcccctcaacctgttccccctttattcggtccggtttattagttagtactaggtccagaatggccctccctcttgttggttcctgtactagttggttcaggtaattatctttaattactctcaagaacttatctcccctgtgagatttgcaggtttcattttcccttattatatctggataattaaagtcccccattataattacttcgttgcgctttgacacctcttctatctgccttaatagtaagttttcaatttcttctgctacttttggtggtctatagaagacccctatcaggattttgttattttttcttccctgtatttctacccacagagattgcacctgttcgtctcctacccctatatcctcccgtagtctcggatttaagttcgatttaacgtacagacatacccctccccctttctggttcattcggtctcttctgaaaagATTGTACccttgtaaattcaccgcccaattgcaTTTATCATCAagtcatgtttccgttattccaactatatcataactttcatcagtcattcttgcttcaagctcacccactttaccaatcagactttgtgcatttgtggtcataaaaTTGATatagttatttttgttctttaaaatcgttttgttgctatatgtgctaatggctgacctcacagttctaactgtactaaccccccgtCCCCCcctcctgctcgacccccattccctttgcttggacccggatcgctagttacactggctaccccactatttctcattttaccctccccccagtccctagtttaaacactcctccagccttctagccatcttatcccccagcacagctgcaccctccccattaagatgcagcccgtccctacggtagagcctgtagccgacagcaaagtcagcccagttctccaggaacccaaatccctccttcttacaccaactccggagccacttgtttacctccctaagatcctgctgcctttctagtgtggccttaggtgcaggtagtatttccgagaaaactaccctggaggtcctcgccctaagcttggaccctaggtccctgaaatcctctttgagggccctcaaaaataatttcagggacctaggaagGAATTATGTTGTTATTCCAATGGTGGTCAATGTTGGTTCTACATGCTATCAACATATGGAGTAAGGGGTGCGTAGGGTGGAAGGGAATTGTTCAGCATCTATGTTTAGCAAAGCTAAGGCAGGGTTGGCTTGAATCTGGATATTACTAACGTTTGAGATTAGCTGAAAAATCTGACTCCAGAGGTTTGAAATATATGGACAATCCCACCAGAAATGCATAAAAGTACCATTAGTTGAGCCAAATCTCCAACAGCATTTAGAAAACTGAGGAGACGTTTTATTGATAATATGAGGAGTTGGGTACCATCTATACATTACTATTCTAGAATGATCAACGTGGTTTGTGCTTTTAGAAACAGAAGTAATTGAGGAATATGCCTCACTCCATTGGTCATATGAAATCTGAATTTTTAGgtcattttcccattttttattgATGCTTTCTAAATGGTCTATCAACAGTTGGCTCTGAATCTGATAACAAGTGGAGAGGCCTTtattaagctccatttacatgcaaagatgatcgctcaaaattcatttaaaagataaggagaatgacagttttacgcgatcattttgcataaagtactagttGGCACTTATCACttatgcctattagtactttatcagcttcatttccaTGCAAATGAACCTCCCAGGAACTGTTGCAGAACATAGCAGAAGGTCTGAGCTCAAATGAAAAGTGtgcaatggtagcatttacagacAACAATTGATGCTTCAAAGCCtttgttttaacaaattttgagcgatcgattaatcgttgcatgtaaatggggcttaagtgccCTGAAAAGATGAGAGCCAGGCATTAAGTTTAGATGGGACATTGATTCTTGTAGGGAAAAAGCTTTTAGGAGATGGCTAATTTCAAGGTATTTAAGGAAAATCTgattgaggctttattcacatgagtataTCAGGCGCCGGTTTCAtgaccggacgatatacgctaccatctgctatattgtactgcaatgcatcagatcacacaggcgtattacctcggcataaaagcgcccagccggtcAATACAGTGCTAGGCGCTTTTATGTCAGGCAGgaaatatagtcctggaactatctttcctggccggaatacggctgctgccatagactcctatgagagcaaatgacagcagccagaaaagggaggtgggagggggtttagcagcgtgactatcCTCCTTTCTGggtgtgtgcaatgggaggggtgggatggggatgGAGCTAATTGCTAAGCTTCCCCTGTCCAGCCCCCTCCAATTCCTGGCTGCCAACAAGggccggagagggggcgggagcttagcacaatagctcccaccccattctgcctcctccccttgcagggagccagtgaggggggagacagcttagcagctaAACGGTATCCGCATGCCCAGTGGCATTCCGAGCTCTGCATATTTGTGCCAGGCCAGGGCAGtcagaacgggtgcacaaacgttaccTTTATGCGCTCGTTCAAGCGTTTTATGGTGCCAGCGGATGAATGTAAAAAAGCCAACACCCGTGTAAAAGAACCCAAAAGGTCgattaatcgttgcatgtaaatggggcttaagtgccCTGAAAAGATGAGAGCCAGGCATTAAGTTTAGATGGGACATTGATTCTTGTAGGGAAAAAGCTTTTAGGAGATGGCTAATTTCAAGGTATTTAAGGAAAATCTgattgaggctttattcacatgagtataTCAGGCGCCGGTTTCAtgaccggacgatatacgctaccatctgctatattgtactgcaatgcatcagatcacacaggcgtattacctcggcataaaagcgcccagccggtcAATACAGTGCTAGGCGCTTTTATGTCAGGCAGgaaatatagtcctggaactatctttcctggccggaatacggctgctgccatagactcctatgagagcaaatgacagcagccagaaaagggaggtgggagggggtttagcagcgtgactatcCTCCTTTCTGggtgtgtgcaatgggaggggtgggatggggatgGAGCTAATTGCTAAGCTTCCCCTGTCCAGCCCCCTCCAATTCCTGGCtgccaacaaggggcggagagggggcgggagcttagcacaatagctcccaccccattctgcctcctccccttgcagggagccagtgaggggggagacagcttagcagctaAACGGTATCCGCATGCCCAGTGGCATTCCGAGCTCTGCATATTTGTGCCAGGCCAGGGCAGtcagaacgggtgcacaaacgttaccTTTATGCGCTCGTTCAAGCGTTTTATGGTGCCAGCGGATGAATGTAAAAACGCCAACACCCGTGTAAAAGAACCCAAAAGGATATTAAATCTAGTAGTCAACTCTGAGAATAGTAAAAACCGCTCATTATCCCAAAATTGACTAATTTAAGTTAAACCTAGATTTTGTCAGCTAAAGAGATTAGTTTTCGAGTGCAACCTCCAGCAGATCTACTTCAGCTTTTTTTTGCCACCACACTGGCACCAGCAAGAAGAGTAGCTGAATTAGAGGGAAATGGGGAGTTGAAGAATAGTTGGGCCAATAGAGTAGATTTCAGAATCGCCAGCTGCAAATAATAAGTTAATGCAATTGTATATACTTCATCAGTGCTACCCAACACTGACTAGATTTTACAAAATGAACAGGGCGCCTACTAATATATGTCACAGGTGCCAGACACCGGGCCCAAATGTTAACCa
This window encodes:
- the LOC136576368 gene encoding uncharacterized protein; this translates as MWTTEPSSFGFGSAYTSVTSAEEFQLVTKCMQLLPSPLFKKERLMPTNPEAQRQYRPTIKEVIRPRPTKAELALRARAAIARMLCEGLEDEDEEEEEKKKDEEEEMKEEGREEEKEENIENEEEREEEDPEDEEEEDQESSSDVPSDPLREIQDRSLRRRSRIRQRSIRHGSPRMWGKKNIMWTILRSTLHL